From Heteronotia binoei isolate CCM8104 ecotype False Entrance Well chromosome 17, APGP_CSIRO_Hbin_v1, whole genome shotgun sequence, one genomic window encodes:
- the LOC132586168 gene encoding zinc finger protein 526-like, translating to MEEDLASLFFQQQYMCSECGRLYNTFEEVLIHQEDHLTEPYEPPAADATAAAAATTEVDAGPQQGNRYQCLECGCVLFSPDELLAHQEVHPREVPSQPPPPSPSAGQIRYQCNECNKLFPSTSLWLVHRQTHQKQEAAGESRLSVPSSRQMAPSPPVHQPAPQPSPPDSPPPPPQPAPPIHPYECSECACLFPTPEELLEHQGEHFTEIEKESGEAPEAATQETGSPHASATPGPEEPPAAIPPAPAFSCSECQQAFSTAEELRRHQQEHLSSTEEFLCGECQRGFTTAKRLLAHQRVHVDGTYECPNCNKIFKKAASLEQHMRIHKGEALYLCVDCGLGFSTEMTLIVHRKSHTANPLHRCHCGKTFSNMTKFLYHRRTHAGKSGVPPARGTGDQVPSQPPEAPTVSESAMNGSSSSSAPSPGTATEVPSAGFLCPQCGKAFSTHIRMVRHKRVVHVLERKHKCPTCGKKFKKLVHVRNHLRTHTGERPFQCSECGKTFVSQANLARHHVTHTGERPYQCQVCDKRFTQSSNLRQHRLLHAAANGEGPQSALHRAAHAGCLAFSCPDCDKCFPRRHLLELHRLSHSGQEPQRCSDCGVLFVLTSKLQEHRCGRRREHAAAQSYPCLSCGKYLGSLAKLAMHQLAHSGQRPHLCPICGKAFTTASGLSRHQQRHAGLRPHKCPVCAKSFVAASGLQLHQRIHTGERPFPCPDCGKAFRQATHLQEHRRLHTGERPYLCPDCGKAFVQSMHLAEHRRIHTGERPHPCPLCPKTFKTLSNLRSHRKTHTQLLVNQGVLQSSGAFAASAQPTYAIMCTEFGETIAIIESSEPLPLGGTIEIYEATLEGNIQVNAFV from the coding sequence ATGGAAGAAGACCTGGCTTCTCTGTTCTTCCAGCAACAGTATATGTGCTCAGAGTGCGGGCGTCTCTACAACACTTTTGAAGAGGTGCTGATCCACCAGGAGGACCACCTAACAGAGCCCTATGAGCCCCCTGCTGCTGATGCCACTgccgctgctgccgccaccaCTGAGGTGGACGCTGGGCCTCAGCAGGGCAACCGTTACCAGTGCCTGGAATGTGGGTGTGTCCTCTTCTCACCGGATGAACTGTTAGCCCACCAGGAAGTGCATCCCCGGGAGGTGCCAAGCCAGCCCCCACCTCCGTCACCTTCCGCGGGACAGATCCGCTACCAGTGCAATGAGTGTAACAAACTGTTTCCCTCCACAAGCCTGTGGCTGGTGCACAGGCAGACACACCAGAAGCAAGAGGCCGCAGGGGAGTCCCGGCTGTCGGTGCCGTCCTCCCGCCAGATGGCGCCTTCCCCGCCTGTCCACCAACCAGCTCCGCAGCCCTCCCCGCCggattcccctcctcctcccccccaacccgCTCCACCCATTCATCCCtatgagtgctcagagtgtgccTGCCTCTTCCCGACACCGGAGGAGCTGCTGGAGCACCAAGGTGAGCATTTCACAGAGATTGAGAAAGAAAGCGGGGAGGCGCCCGAGGCCGCAACCCAGGAGACTGGCAGTCCACACGCGTCCGCAACGCCAGGCCCCGAGGAGCCCCCAGCAGCCATTCCTCCTGCTCCGGCCTTCTCCTGCAGCGAATGCCAGCAAGCCTTCAGTACGGCGGAGGAGCTGCGGCGGCACCAGCAAGAGCACCTCAGCAGCACCGAGGAGTTCCTGTGTGGCGAGTGCCAGCGTGGTTTCACCACGGCCAAGCGGCTGTTAGCCCACCAGCGGGTCCACGTGGACGGCACCTACGAGTGCCCCAACTGCAACAAGATCTTCAAGAAGGCGGCGTCCCTGGAGCAGCACATGCGCATCCACAAAGGGGAGGCGCTCTACCTCTGCGTGGACTGCGGGCTCGGCTTCTCCACCGAGATGACCCTGATCGTGCACCGCAAGAGCCACacggccaaccccctgcaccgcTGCCACTGTGGCAAAACCTTTAGCAACATGACAAAGTTTCTCTACCACCGTCGCACCCATGCTGGGAAGAGCGGGGTCCCGCCCGCCCGCGGGACAGGAGACCAGGTACCCAGCCAGCCTCCTGAGGCTCCGACTGTCAGCGAGTCCGCCATGAACGGCTCCTCTTCGTCCTCCGCTCCCAGCCCAGGGACAGCCACCGAGGTGCCCAGCGCTGGCTTCCTGTGCCCTCAGTGCGGAAAGGCCTTTTCCACCCACATCCGGATGGTGCGGCATAAGCGGGTGGTGCATGTCCTGGAGCGCAAGCACAAGTGCCCCACCTGCGGCAAAAAGTTCAAAAAGCTGGTGCACGTGCGGAACCACCTGAGGACGCACACCGGGGAGAGGCCGTTCCAGTGCTCGGAGTGCGGCAAGACCTTCGTCTCCCAGGCAAACCTGGCCCGGCACCACGTGACACACACTGGAGAGCGCCCCTACCAATGCCAGGTCTGCGACAAGCGCTTCACCCAGTCCTCGAACCTTCGCCAGCACCGCCTCTTGCACGCGGCCGCCAACGGCGAGGGGCCCCAGTCGGCTCTGCACCGGGCAGCGCACGCGGGCTGCTTGGCCTTTTCTTGCCCGGACTGCGACAAATGCTTCCCACGCCGCCACCTCCTGGAACTGCACCGGCTCAGCCATTCCGGGCAGGAGCCTCAGCGCTGCTCAGACTGCGGCGTTCTCTTTGTGCTGACTTCCAAATTGCAGGAGCACCGCTGCGGCCGGCGCCGGGAGCACGCAGCGGCACAGTCTTACCCTTGCCTGTCGTGCGGCAAGTACTTGGGCTCTCTGGCAAAGCTGGCCATGCACCAGCTGGCCCATTCAGGCCAGCGCCCTCACCTCTGCCCGATTTGCGGGAAGGCCTTCACCACCGCCAGCGGGCTGAGCCGGCACCAGCAGCGCCACGCCGGCCTGCGGCCCCACAAGTGCCCCGTCTGCGCCAAGAGCTTCGTCGCGGCCTCCGGGCTGCAGCTGCACCAGCGCATCCACACGGGCGAGCGCCCTTTCCCTTGCCCGGACTGCGGCAAGGCTTTCCGGCAGGCCACCCACCTGCAGGAGCACAGGCGGCTGCACACGGGGGAGCGCCCCTACCTCTGCCCGGACTGCGGCAAGGCCTTCGTGCAGTCTATGCACCTGGCCGAGCACCGCCGCATCCACACCGGCGAgcgcccccacccctgccccttgTGCCCCAAGACCTTTAAGACACTTTCCAACCTGCGCAGTCACCGCAAGACCCACACGCAGCTGTTGGTCAATCAAGGCGTGCTCCAGTCCTCCGGAGCCTTTGCGGCAAGCGCCCAGCCAACCTACGCTATTATGTGCACTGAATTTGGGGAGACGATCGCGATCATAGAGAGCTCCGAGCCGCTCCCTTTGGGCGGAACGATAGAGATTTACGAGGCTACGCTGGAAGGTAATATCCAGGTTAATGCCTTCGTATAG